A genomic segment from Cyanobium sp. NIES-981 encodes:
- the dnaG gene encoding DNA primase, whose amino-acid sequence MAGRIGAVVRAVPLSLPRLHPRTIEAVKERADIVDVVGEHVVLKKKGREFVGICPFHDDKSPSMTVSPAKQFYYCFSCGAGGNAIKFLMELQRQSFSDVVLELARKYQLPIETLDGPQQERLRRQLSRRDQLHRVLSLASGWFRSQLRVPEGAAALAYLREQRKLDEGTIEAFELGFAPERWDGLLNHLGQVEGLAPEWLVEAGLAVPRKGQGGEGAQGYYDRFRGRVMVPIRDRQGRVIGFGGRSLDGAEPKYLNSPETEVFEKGKHLFGLDRAASAIRRDDRAVVVEGYFDVIALHAAGITNAVASLGTALSSQQITQLCRCCESRRLILNFDSDGAGVRAAQRAIGEVEQQALQGQLELRVLHLPAGKDPDEFLRQHGAGDYRALLDQAPQWLDWQIEQVLAGKDLARSDQFQQAVSGLVALLGKLPQSAVRSHYLQQVAERLSGGQARLAIQLEDDLRQQVKGQRWHGRSQKWEQPGEAGLRERAEAEVLRLYLHCGAYRAPIRAELRRHELEDFALAHHRQLWAAISALEEDNLGAGRLEAVNRGLDAGHDLADLDLPRLLSDQLLVEESALLARLTPLIEPSELQHLHLAQPMLQLRGALASLERQRSLKRCRHLLDAWSSQRLETLERCIARLLEGERLEAESHAGLVPVSDMESRIETLFAELNSDALRFQELYYNERRYLEELDARRRAGFAELVPAMNRPAELDVAG is encoded by the coding sequence ATGGCGGGCAGAATCGGGGCTGTCGTCCGGGCTGTGCCCTTGAGCCTGCCGCGCCTCCACCCCCGCACGATCGAGGCCGTCAAGGAGCGCGCCGACATCGTGGATGTGGTGGGCGAGCACGTGGTGCTCAAGAAGAAGGGGCGGGAGTTCGTGGGGATCTGCCCCTTCCACGACGACAAATCCCCGTCGATGACGGTGTCGCCCGCCAAGCAGTTCTACTACTGCTTCTCCTGCGGCGCCGGCGGCAACGCCATCAAGTTCCTGATGGAACTGCAGCGCCAGAGCTTCAGCGACGTGGTGCTGGAGCTGGCGCGCAAGTACCAGCTGCCGATCGAGACCCTCGACGGGCCCCAGCAGGAGCGGCTGCGCCGGCAGCTCTCCCGCCGCGATCAGCTGCACCGGGTGCTGAGCCTGGCCTCGGGCTGGTTCCGCAGCCAGCTGCGGGTCCCGGAGGGCGCGGCGGCCCTGGCCTACCTGCGCGAGCAGCGCAAGCTCGACGAGGGCACCATCGAGGCCTTCGAACTCGGCTTCGCCCCGGAGCGCTGGGACGGCCTGCTCAACCACCTGGGCCAGGTGGAGGGCCTTGCGCCCGAGTGGCTGGTGGAGGCGGGCCTGGCGGTGCCGCGCAAGGGCCAGGGCGGTGAGGGCGCCCAGGGCTACTACGACCGCTTCCGCGGCCGCGTGATGGTGCCGATCAGGGACCGCCAGGGGCGGGTGATCGGCTTCGGCGGCCGCAGCCTCGACGGCGCCGAGCCCAAATACCTCAACTCCCCGGAAACCGAGGTGTTCGAGAAGGGCAAGCACCTCTTCGGGCTGGACCGGGCCGCCAGCGCCATCCGCCGGGACGACCGGGCCGTGGTGGTGGAGGGCTACTTCGACGTGATCGCCCTCCATGCCGCCGGCATCACCAATGCCGTGGCCTCGCTGGGCACGGCCCTGAGCAGCCAGCAGATCACCCAGCTGTGCCGCTGCTGCGAGAGCCGGCGGCTGATCCTCAACTTCGACAGCGACGGCGCCGGCGTGCGGGCGGCGCAGCGGGCGATCGGCGAGGTGGAGCAGCAGGCGCTGCAGGGGCAGCTGGAGCTGCGGGTGCTGCACCTGCCCGCCGGCAAGGACCCCGACGAGTTTCTGCGGCAGCACGGCGCCGGCGACTACCGCGCCCTGCTCGACCAGGCGCCCCAGTGGCTCGACTGGCAGATCGAGCAGGTGCTGGCCGGCAAGGACCTGGCCCGCTCCGACCAGTTCCAGCAGGCGGTGAGCGGCCTGGTGGCCCTGCTGGGCAAGCTGCCCCAGAGCGCCGTGCGCAGCCACTACCTGCAGCAGGTGGCCGAGCGGCTCAGCGGCGGCCAGGCGCGGCTGGCGATCCAGCTGGAGGACGACCTGCGCCAGCAGGTGAAGGGCCAGCGCTGGCACGGCCGCTCCCAGAAGTGGGAGCAGCCCGGCGAAGCGGGCCTGCGGGAACGGGCCGAAGCCGAGGTGCTGCGGCTCTACCTGCATTGCGGGGCGTACCGCGCCCCGATCCGGGCGGAGCTGCGTCGCCATGAGCTCGAGGACTTCGCCCTGGCGCACCACCGCCAGCTCTGGGCCGCGATCAGCGCCCTGGAGGAGGACAACCTCGGTGCCGGCCGACTGGAGGCGGTGAACCGCGGCCTCGATGCCGGCCACGACCTGGCCGACCTCGACCTGCCGCGCCTGCTGAGTGATCAGCTGCTGGTGGAGGAGAGTGCCCTGCTGGCCCGGCTCACGCCCCTGATCGAGCCGAGTGAGCTGCAGCACCTGCACCTGGCCCAGCCGATGCTGCAGCTCCGCGGCGCCCTGGCCTCCCTGGAACGGCAGCGCAGCCTCAAGCGCTGCCGCCATCTGCTCGATGCCTGGAGCAGTCAGCGGCTCGAGACCCTGGAGCGCTGCATCGCCCGGTTGCTTGAAGGTGAGCGCCTGGAGGCCGAGAGCCACGCCGGGCTGGTGCCCGTGAGCGACATGGAGAGCCGCATCGAAACCCTGTTCGCCGAGCTCAACAGCGATGCGCTGCGCTTTCAGGAGCTGTATTACAACGAACGCCGCTACCTGGAGGAGCTCGATGCCCGGCGCCGGGCCGGTTTCGCCGAGCTGGTGCCGGCCATGAACCGGCCAGCGGAGCTCGATGTGGCCGGCTGA
- the rpsO gene encoding 30S ribosomal protein S15 yields MPLTTDKKQELINSHQTHGTDTGSVEVQVAMLSERISQLTGHLQQNKHDFSSRQGLLKMIGRRKRLLGYLKSISQERYSTLIAKLGIRG; encoded by the coding sequence ATGCCGCTCACCACCGACAAGAAGCAGGAACTGATCAACAGCCACCAGACCCACGGCACCGACACCGGTTCCGTTGAGGTGCAGGTGGCGATGTTGAGTGAGCGCATCAGCCAGCTCACGGGCCATCTGCAGCAGAACAAGCACGACTTCTCCTCCCGCCAGGGGCTGCTGAAGATGATCGGGCGCCGCAAGCGCCTGCTGGGCTACCTCAAGAGCATCAGCCAGGAGCGGTACAGCACCCTCATCGCCAAGCTCGGCATCCGCGGCTGA
- a CDS encoding DMT family transporter — protein sequence MTRATPLAPTLQMVASALAFSVMGVCVKQVGGRIPAAEVVLVRALVSVVLSWGLLRRAGIDPWGHQRGLLLWRGTIGTLALFCVYVALMALPLASATVLQYLYPTFTALLAWLALGEPIGRRVVLAMVVGWAGVLLVAQPAPLSGGATPLEPLPVLVAVAGALATALAYVSVRKLGRTEHPLVIVFYFPLVAVPLSLPLVALDPVLPTPTELLWLAGVGLFTQMGQVCLTRGLTALPAARATAISYVQVLFAGLWGWLLFAEALDGWTILGALLVLLATLISLSSAGEGGR from the coding sequence ATGACCCGGGCCACGCCCCTGGCACCGACGCTGCAGATGGTGGCGAGCGCCCTGGCCTTCAGCGTGATGGGGGTGTGCGTGAAGCAGGTGGGCGGCCGCATCCCCGCCGCCGAGGTGGTGCTGGTTCGGGCCCTGGTGAGCGTGGTGCTGAGCTGGGGGCTGCTGCGCCGCGCCGGAATCGATCCCTGGGGCCATCAGCGCGGCCTGCTGCTCTGGCGCGGCACCATCGGCACCCTGGCCCTGTTCTGCGTCTACGTGGCGCTGATGGCGCTGCCGCTGGCCTCGGCCACGGTGCTGCAGTACCTCTACCCCACCTTCACGGCCCTGCTGGCCTGGCTGGCCCTCGGCGAGCCCATCGGCCGGCGCGTGGTGCTGGCGATGGTGGTGGGCTGGGCCGGTGTGCTGCTGGTGGCCCAGCCGGCGCCGCTGTCCGGCGGCGCCACTCCCCTGGAGCCGCTGCCGGTGCTGGTCGCCGTGGCCGGAGCCCTGGCCACGGCCCTGGCCTACGTGAGCGTGCGCAAGCTCGGTCGCACGGAGCACCCGCTGGTGATCGTCTTCTACTTCCCCCTGGTCGCGGTGCCCCTGAGCCTGCCGCTGGTGGCTCTCGATCCGGTGCTGCCCACGCCCACGGAGCTGCTCTGGCTGGCGGGCGTGGGGCTGTTCACCCAGATGGGGCAGGTCTGCCTGACCCGCGGACTGACCGCGCTGCCGGCGGCGCGGGCCACGGCGATCAGCTACGTGCAGGTGCTCTTTGCCGGACTGTGGGGCTGGCTGCTGTTCGCTGAGGCCCTCGATGGCTGGACGATCCTCGGTGCGCTGCTGGTGTTGCTGGCCACCCTGATCAGTCTCAGCTCGGCAGGGGAAGGGGGTCGGTGA
- the ruvA gene encoding Holliday junction branch migration protein RuvA has translation MIGWLQGELADPWQHDKRCGLMLLCQGVGYEVQVSQREWQRLPPPGAALGLHIHQSIREDAWTLYGFTARQERDLFRELVAVSGVGPQMALGLLGALEPEELVQAIVQPDLRRLCHAPGVGKRTAERLAVELRGRLQERYLGPAGPGADSGDGSLSSLADGSRDDIHGTLVSLGFAELEIHRALHAVAAQGLDPEASTEDWIRDCLRWLSRSAA, from the coding sequence ATGATCGGCTGGCTGCAAGGCGAACTCGCCGATCCCTGGCAGCACGACAAGCGGTGCGGGCTGATGCTCCTCTGCCAGGGGGTCGGCTACGAGGTGCAGGTGAGCCAGCGGGAATGGCAGCGCCTGCCCCCGCCCGGCGCCGCGCTAGGCCTGCACATCCACCAGAGCATCCGGGAGGACGCCTGGACGCTCTACGGCTTCACGGCGCGGCAGGAGCGCGACCTCTTCCGGGAACTGGTGGCCGTGAGCGGCGTGGGTCCCCAGATGGCCCTGGGCCTGCTTGGGGCCCTCGAGCCCGAGGAGCTGGTGCAGGCCATCGTGCAGCCGGACCTGCGCCGCCTCTGCCATGCCCCCGGCGTGGGCAAGCGCACGGCGGAACGCCTGGCGGTGGAGCTGCGGGGGCGGCTGCAGGAGCGCTATCTCGGCCCGGCCGGCCCTGGCGCTGACAGCGGCGACGGCAGCCTCTCAAGCCTGGCCGACGGCAGCCGCGACGACATCCACGGCACCCTGGTGTCCCTTGGGTTCGCAGAGCTCGAAATCCACCGGGCCCTGCACGCGGTGGCCGCCCAGGGACTCGATCCGGAGGCCTCCACCGAGGACTGGATCCGCGACTGTCTGCGCTGGTTGTCCCGTTCGGCCGCCTGA
- a CDS encoding PAM68 family protein has product MAGKGMGKGPVASGSRRVKPSRKGSQQVIPEAVANRMVRRIAVATGVPTAAGMAVFVVSYVLVSRQILDIPPGATLAASGACFLLGLLGLSYGVLSASWEDKPGSLMGSEQLGLNISRVRESLRAMRAGR; this is encoded by the coding sequence ATGGCCGGCAAGGGGATGGGGAAAGGGCCGGTTGCATCCGGCTCCCGCAGGGTCAAGCCCTCCCGCAAGGGAAGCCAGCAGGTGATTCCCGAAGCCGTGGCCAACCGCATGGTCCGGAGGATCGCGGTGGCCACGGGCGTGCCCACGGCCGCGGGCATGGCGGTGTTCGTGGTGAGCTATGTGCTGGTGAGCCGCCAGATCCTCGACATCCCACCGGGAGCCACGCTCGCCGCCTCCGGAGCCTGTTTCCTGCTCGGACTGCTCGGTCTCAGCTACGGGGTTCTCTCCGCCAGCTGGGAGGACAAGCCAGGGAGCCTGATGGGCAGCGAACAACTGGGCCTCAACATCTCCCGGGTCCGCGAGTCACTCCGGGCCATGCGGGCCGGCCGCTGA
- a CDS encoding DNA polymerase III subunit alpha, producing the protein MAFVPLHNHSDYSLLDGASQLPAMVERAVALGMPALALTDHGVMYGAIELLKLCAKAGIKPIIGNEMYVINGALDDPNPPKKERRYHLVVLAKNAVGYRNLVKLTSISHLRGIRGRGIFARACIDKQLLRQHSEGLIVATACLGGEIPQAILRGRPEVAREVAAWYQEVFGDDFYLEIQDHGGLEDRIVNTEIARIGQELGIELIATNDAHYLSVGDVEAHDALLCVLTGKLISDEKRLRYTGTEYIKSEAEMLGLFADHLEPEVIERAVANTAGVAEKVEDYDILGRYQMPRFPIPDGHTAVSYLTAVAEQGLRDRLELAPEASFDPAYGERLHFELQVMEQMGFPTYFLVVWDYIRFARDNGIPVGPGRGSAAGSLVAYALGITNIDPVVHGLLFERFLNPERKSMPDIDTDFCIERRGEVIDYVTQRYGEDKVAQIITFNRMTSKAVLKDVARVLDIPYGDADRLAKLIPVVRGKPAKLKEMISPESPAPEFREKYDKDPVVRRWVDMAMRIEGTNKTFGVHAAGVVIAADPLDELVPLQRNNDGQVITQYFMEDVESMGLLKMDFLGLKNLTMIEKTLDLVHQSTGETIDPDKLPLDDPATYGLLARGDLEGIFQLESSGMRQIVRDLKPSSLEDISSILALYRPGPLDAGLIPKFINRKHGREVIEVAHVKLQPILKETYGIMVYQEQIMKIAQDLAGYSLGEADLLRRAMGKKKKSEMEKHQSIFVEGATQRGVDTAVAEALFEQMVLFAEYCFNKSHSTAYGAVTFQTAYLKAHYPVAYMAALLTVNAGASDKVQRYIANCNAMGIEVMPPDVNASGIDFTPVGGRILFGLSAVRNLGDGAIRQLIEARQSDGPYRSLADLCDRIPGQQLNRRALEALIHSGALDALEPSGNRAQLMADLDLILDWASSRARDRASGQGNLFDLVAAGGAEAAGPEAGGGDLGTAPKAAPVKDYPPTEKLRLEKELVGFYLSDHPLKQLGRPVRLLSPVALTNLDELADKAKVSAVVMVPELRQVNTRKGDRMAVLQLEDLTGSCEAVVFPRTYARLADHLMVDARLLVWGSVDRRDDRVQLIVDDCRSIDDLQLLMVELEADQAADIAIQHRLRECLQRHRPPQDEPGLRVPVVALVQQSQETRFVRLGSQFCVADAAAALDTLAAAAFRARISAPLIAA; encoded by the coding sequence TTGGCTTTCGTACCCCTCCACAACCACAGCGATTACAGCCTCCTGGACGGGGCCAGTCAGCTGCCGGCCATGGTGGAGCGGGCGGTGGCGCTGGGCATGCCCGCCCTGGCCCTCACCGACCACGGGGTCATGTATGGCGCCATCGAGCTGCTGAAACTCTGCGCGAAGGCCGGCATCAAGCCGATCATCGGCAACGAGATGTACGTGATCAACGGGGCGCTGGATGATCCCAATCCCCCCAAGAAGGAGCGCCGCTACCACCTGGTGGTGCTGGCCAAGAACGCGGTGGGCTACCGCAACCTGGTGAAGCTCACCAGCATCAGCCACCTGCGGGGCATTCGGGGCCGGGGCATCTTCGCCCGGGCCTGCATCGACAAGCAGCTGCTGCGGCAGCACAGCGAGGGGCTGATCGTGGCCACCGCCTGTCTCGGGGGCGAGATTCCCCAGGCGATCCTCCGCGGCCGCCCCGAGGTGGCCCGGGAGGTGGCGGCCTGGTACCAGGAGGTGTTCGGCGACGACTTCTACCTTGAGATCCAGGATCACGGCGGCCTGGAAGATCGCATCGTCAACACCGAGATCGCCCGCATCGGCCAGGAGCTGGGCATCGAGCTGATCGCCACCAACGACGCCCACTACCTCAGCGTGGGGGATGTGGAGGCCCATGACGCCCTGTTGTGTGTGCTCACCGGCAAGCTGATCAGCGACGAGAAACGGCTGCGCTACACGGGCACCGAGTACATCAAGAGCGAGGCGGAAATGCTCGGCCTGTTCGCCGACCACCTCGAGCCGGAGGTGATCGAGCGTGCCGTGGCCAACACCGCCGGGGTGGCCGAGAAAGTGGAGGACTATGACATTCTCGGCCGTTACCAGATGCCGCGCTTCCCCATCCCGGACGGGCACACGGCCGTGAGCTACCTCACCGCGGTGGCCGAGCAGGGCCTGCGGGATCGGCTGGAGCTGGCACCGGAAGCGTCATTCGATCCTGCCTACGGCGAGCGTCTGCACTTCGAGCTGCAGGTGATGGAGCAGATGGGCTTTCCCACCTACTTCCTGGTGGTGTGGGATTACATCCGCTTCGCCCGCGACAACGGCATCCCGGTGGGGCCGGGCCGGGGCTCGGCGGCGGGATCGCTGGTGGCCTACGCGCTGGGCATCACCAACATCGATCCGGTGGTGCATGGGCTGCTGTTCGAGCGCTTCCTCAATCCCGAGCGCAAGTCGATGCCTGACATCGACACCGACTTCTGCATCGAGCGGCGCGGGGAGGTGATCGACTACGTGACCCAGCGCTACGGCGAGGACAAGGTGGCCCAGATCATCACCTTCAACCGCATGACCTCCAAGGCGGTGCTCAAGGATGTGGCCCGGGTTCTCGACATCCCCTACGGCGATGCCGATCGCCTTGCCAAGCTCATCCCCGTGGTTCGGGGCAAGCCCGCCAAGCTCAAGGAGATGATCTCTCCGGAGTCGCCAGCGCCGGAGTTCCGCGAGAAATATGACAAGGATCCCGTGGTGCGCCGCTGGGTGGACATGGCCATGCGGATCGAGGGCACCAACAAGACGTTCGGTGTGCATGCCGCTGGCGTGGTGATCGCGGCCGATCCCCTCGATGAACTGGTGCCGTTGCAGCGCAACAACGACGGCCAGGTGATCACCCAGTACTTCATGGAAGACGTGGAGTCGATGGGCCTGCTGAAGATGGATTTCCTGGGCCTCAAGAACCTCACCATGATCGAGAAGACCCTCGATCTGGTTCACCAGAGCACGGGGGAAACCATCGACCCCGACAAACTGCCTCTGGATGACCCTGCGACCTACGGGCTGCTGGCCCGTGGGGATCTGGAAGGTATTTTCCAGCTGGAATCGAGCGGCATGCGGCAGATCGTGCGCGATCTCAAACCCTCGTCCCTGGAGGATATCTCCTCAATCCTGGCGCTCTATCGTCCCGGGCCTCTCGATGCCGGCCTGATTCCCAAGTTCATCAACCGCAAGCATGGCCGTGAAGTCATCGAGGTTGCCCACGTCAAACTCCAGCCCATCCTGAAGGAAACCTACGGGATCATGGTGTACCAGGAGCAGATCATGAAGATCGCTCAGGATCTGGCCGGCTACTCCCTGGGCGAGGCCGACCTGCTGCGGCGTGCCATGGGGAAAAAGAAGAAGAGCGAGATGGAGAAACACCAGAGCATCTTTGTGGAAGGGGCCACCCAGCGGGGGGTGGACACGGCAGTGGCGGAGGCTCTGTTCGAGCAGATGGTGCTGTTTGCGGAGTACTGCTTCAACAAGAGCCACTCCACGGCCTATGGCGCTGTGACCTTCCAGACCGCCTACCTCAAGGCGCACTACCCCGTGGCCTACATGGCGGCCCTGCTCACGGTGAACGCGGGTGCCTCCGACAAGGTGCAGCGCTACATCGCCAACTGCAATGCCATGGGCATCGAGGTGATGCCTCCGGATGTGAATGCCTCGGGGATCGACTTCACACCGGTCGGCGGGCGCATCCTGTTCGGCCTTTCGGCCGTACGCAACCTCGGCGATGGCGCGATCCGCCAGCTGATCGAGGCTCGCCAGAGCGATGGCCCCTACCGCTCCCTTGCCGATCTCTGCGACCGCATTCCGGGCCAGCAGCTGAACCGGCGGGCCCTGGAGGCGCTCATCCACTCCGGTGCCCTCGATGCCCTGGAGCCCAGTGGGAACCGTGCCCAGCTGATGGCGGACCTCGATCTGATCCTCGACTGGGCCAGCTCCCGGGCCCGCGACCGAGCCAGCGGTCAGGGGAACCTGTTCGACCTTGTTGCCGCTGGCGGCGCTGAAGCTGCCGGGCCTGAGGCCGGTGGTGGCGATCTGGGCACCGCCCCCAAAGCGGCTCCGGTGAAGGACTATCCCCCCACAGAGAAACTGCGTCTGGAGAAGGAGCTGGTGGGGTTCTACCTCTCGGACCACCCCCTGAAGCAGCTCGGGCGCCCCGTGCGCCTGCTCTCCCCGGTGGCCCTCACCAACCTCGATGAACTCGCCGACAAGGCCAAGGTGAGTGCTGTGGTGATGGTGCCCGAGCTGCGCCAGGTGAACACCCGCAAAGGGGATCGCATGGCGGTGCTGCAGCTGGAAGACCTCACCGGCAGCTGCGAGGCGGTGGTCTTTCCCCGCACCTATGCCCGCCTGGCGGACCACCTGATGGTGGATGCACGGCTGCTGGTGTGGGGATCCGTGGACCGGCGCGATGACCGTGTGCAGCTCATCGTGGATGACTGCCGCTCCATCGATGATCTGCAGCTGCTGATGGTGGAACTGGAGGCCGATCAGGCCGCTGACATTGCGATCCAGCACCGCCTGCGGGAATGCCTGCAGCGCCACAGACCTCCCCAGGACGAACCCGGCCTGCGCGTGCCCGTGGTGGCCCTGGTGCAGCAGAGCCAGGAGACGCGGTTCGTGCGGCTCGGTTCCCAGTTCTGCGTCGCCGATGCGGCCGCCGCGCTGGACACCCTGGCGGCGGCCGCGTTCCGGGCCCGCATCAGTGCTCCGCTGATCGCCGCCTGA
- a CDS encoding mechanosensitive ion channel, producing MAGIPATLMPLVVNLLGALAILLVGWLVAALAARSVRSLLRRTQLDERVSNAIQDPERPGQRNLRLDRLLAALVFWVVLVLAVVAALNALNLTTVSEPLNDFLSQIFSFLPQLGAAGLLAALGWMVASLARALLLQTAQQLQLDERLFSSPEDDQSDDTTPGLLSSHTLANLLYWLILLFFLPLVLNALNLGSQLLPLLNLLNEFMAAVPLLAKAAAIAVVGWLLARTVRSLVRNLLGSTGLDHLGEGMGLDPEQPGQSLSSLGGTLSFVLVLIPTAIAALEALAMPAIAGPAIGMLNTVLGTLPQVFTAAAILAVAVVLGRFLEQLAVRLFTGFGFDHWVQQLGLVEDGDSEDSPQSRAAAQAEAVQGDALQGDAGLAAATASTPRRPSEVIGVAVLGAVVLFGAVAAANVLNLPAITEIVSGLLLVFGRILAGVIVFAFGLAIANFAARLIVSSQTVQAGLLAQAARVGILGFSGAMALQQIGVAPSIVTLAFGLVLGSIAVAAAVAFGVGGREVAAEQLREWRDALRQQT from the coding sequence GTGGCTGGCATCCCAGCCACGCTGATGCCCCTGGTGGTCAATCTGCTCGGGGCTCTGGCCATCCTGCTGGTGGGCTGGCTGGTGGCTGCCCTTGCAGCCAGGAGCGTCCGCAGTCTGCTGCGCCGCACCCAGCTGGATGAGCGCGTCTCCAACGCCATCCAGGACCCGGAACGCCCGGGCCAGCGGAACCTGCGGCTCGATCGGCTGCTGGCCGCGCTGGTGTTCTGGGTGGTGCTGGTGCTGGCGGTGGTGGCGGCCCTGAATGCCCTCAACCTCACCACGGTCTCGGAACCGCTCAACGACTTCCTCTCGCAGATTTTCTCCTTCCTGCCCCAGCTGGGGGCCGCAGGGCTGCTGGCTGCGCTGGGCTGGATGGTGGCCAGCCTGGCGCGCGCGCTGCTGCTGCAGACCGCCCAGCAGCTGCAGCTGGATGAACGCCTGTTCTCCTCCCCCGAGGACGACCAGTCCGACGACACCACTCCGGGACTGCTGTCGAGCCACACCCTCGCCAATCTCCTGTACTGGCTGATCCTTCTCTTCTTCCTGCCGCTGGTTCTCAATGCGCTGAATCTGGGCAGCCAGCTCCTGCCGCTGCTCAACCTGCTCAACGAGTTCATGGCGGCGGTGCCCCTGCTCGCGAAGGCGGCGGCAATCGCGGTGGTGGGCTGGCTTCTGGCCCGCACGGTCCGCAGCCTGGTGCGCAACCTGCTCGGCTCCACCGGCCTGGATCACCTGGGCGAGGGCATGGGCCTCGATCCGGAGCAGCCCGGCCAGTCGCTCTCCAGCCTGGGTGGCACCCTCAGCTTCGTGCTGGTGCTGATCCCCACGGCCATTGCGGCCCTGGAGGCTCTGGCCATGCCGGCGATTGCCGGGCCGGCCATCGGCATGCTCAACACGGTGCTCGGCACCCTTCCCCAGGTGTTCACCGCGGCGGCGATTCTTGCCGTGGCCGTTGTCCTTGGGCGCTTCCTCGAGCAGCTGGCGGTGCGGCTGTTCACCGGGTTCGGCTTCGATCACTGGGTCCAGCAGCTGGGCCTGGTGGAGGACGGTGATTCCGAGGATTCCCCGCAGAGCAGGGCCGCGGCCCAGGCTGAGGCGGTTCAGGGCGACGCGCTTCAGGGCGATGCGGGGCTGGCCGCCGCGACCGCATCCACCCCGCGACGTCCCTCCGAGGTGATCGGCGTCGCGGTGCTGGGCGCCGTGGTGCTGTTCGGCGCCGTGGCGGCGGCCAATGTGCTCAACCTCCCCGCCATCACGGAGATCGTGAGTGGGCTGTTGCTGGTGTTCGGCCGGATCCTCGCCGGGGTGATCGTGTTCGCCTTCGGGCTCGCGATCGCCAACTTCGCGGCCCGCCTGATCGTCAGTTCCCAGACCGTGCAGGCCGGACTGCTGGCCCAGGCCGCCCGGGTGGGTATCCTCGGCTTCAGCGGTGCGATGGCCCTGCAGCAGATCGGAGTCGCCCCTTCGATCGTGACCCTCGCCTTCGGGCTGGTCCTGGGGTCGATTGCCGTTGCGGCCGCCGTCGCCTTCGGGGTGGGCGGTCGGGAGGTGGCTGCCGAGCAGTTGCGCGAGTGGCGCGATGCCCTGCGCCAGCAGACCTAG